TTATTTTATTTGCAGTAAAGGATGGAAAAAAAAGTACTTCAGTTGTATGTGAACCTAAAATTAATAAGTTTCTTAAAGTAGCTAATAAAATAGTAACTCCTCCGATTAAAGCACTAATAAAGAATACCTTACCATAAGAAGTATTTTGTTTTAGTTTTAAGGAAGATAAAACAGCAGTAAATAAAACAGTCTCGGCAAAGGGAAATGAAAATACACTGAAGCTTGGTTTTATCAATGGTTTAAAACCATCATAGAGAACTGGCTTTAAATTTAACCAATTCATATCTTTTATTAATAAACCGATATTTATATAAATAATGATAAGTATAAATGGAAGCATAAAAGAAGCCCATCTTCCCATGACCTCAACTCCACTTTTAACCATATAAATGCTGATTAACCCCATAAACGCAGCTATTACATATTGAGGTGTGCTTGTTAAGGATACAATATGAATGAACTCTGTGAAGTTTCTAACCACTAAAGCTCCTAAATGAATAGCATACCAACTAAACAATAAAATGATTAATTTACCGAACGAAAGTCCAAACACTTCAATTATTACTTCAAATAAATCCTTACCAGGAAATGTTTCTAGTATTTTTCCATATAGCCATATAAATGGAAGTGAAAAAAAGAAACCAAGGATAATTGCAATCCAAGCGTCCTGTTTAGCATCCCCTCCACTACCAACAACTACAGTACTTCCGAAAAGAAAAAGGATCATAATGGAAATACCCTGTTTACTCGTTATTAGTTCTTTTTGCATATCATCAACTCCAGATATTCATAATGGATTCGACCATCATTTTAATTGGTTCTGCGGGACTAGGTATTGTAACGCCTAATGAGTATAATATGTGTATAATGAATGTCCCTAAAAGAATAAAAGAATAAAACCACACCTCTGCCACTTTCTTTTCTTTATGTATGGGAATTACATCTACAATAATTAGAAAAGTATATATAATAAAACATAGTATAATCATATCCATTATTTATTACTCTCCAGTTTGTCTTTCATCATTGCACTATCAGATATTATTATCTCTGAATTAATTTCTACTTCTAACTCTTTAAATATTGTATTCCATTCTTTACCATGCTTTCTCCAATAATCTGGACTTTCAGATTTAACTAACTTGCCAAATCCAAGTATATCAATGCCAAAGTTTGTTTGAATAGATTTGATATGATCTGTTAATTGTTTTTCCAATTGTTTTTCTGCTATTGATTTTAACTTCTCACGACCTTCTTTTGTCAAGAAGTTTTCGTTTGCATTATATTCAGCAATTGAAACATTCGTTGTCGTATTAATTTTTATTATTATTTTATTATTCTGATATATTGGTTTAAGTTTTGTATTGCTTTTATAAATGTCTAAACTCTCATAATAAATTGTTTCTCCGTTTTCTATTTTAACGATATATAATCCTTGTTTAATATCATTTGTGAGAAATCGATAAGGAATCGTTTCTTCATTATCTAAAAAACTTATTAATTTATCTTGTTTAAACGCTGCTAGTCCAGATAGTTTAATCGTTTCTTTTCCGTCATTTTGAACTAGTTTCATTGTTGGTAAAACACCATCTACACCTTCATTTAAGTAATCATTTATAAATTGATATAACGGAGTTTTAAATACTTTCAATTGATTTTTATCTTCTCTTAACATAGAATCGATACTAAAACTTAATATATCATACAGGACCCCTTCTTGCTGGAGTATTTTTTTAGCTGTCTCTTCTTTTGATATAATTACAGAAATAGTAATTCTTAACTCATGATCACGCATAAAGAAATCCATGACGGGTAATATACCTTCTTTTGCTACATCTTCACTTATAATGATTACTTTTGCATGACTCCAATAAAGTTTTTTACCAGTCAATAAAATCATATTTCGTACAGCTTCAAATAAGGTTTTGCCACTAGCTTCAACTAATTGAGATTCAAGTTTGATATCTTTACCTTGTGATACTTTAATAATCTCTGAAGTTAGTTCATATTCGTCTGTTTCTGAATTTTTATCAATAGCTACTCCTGATACGATTGAAAGTTCATTAGTGTCACGATAATTCCAACAACCATATAGAAAAAATAAACATAAACACATTATAAATAAAGTTAATATTTTTTTAATCACTAGATTCACCTTATTTCGTATTTTTCAAGTAATTTTTGTGTTTTTTCTGCATATACCACCAAGGTGCTCTTATGGCTGTATCCTGCAGATCAGATAGGTTATTAGGAGTTATTTTATCCATATAAGGTACACCAAACGTTCGTATCTTAAATAAATGAATTAATAGTGCTGAAACACCAAAGAAGTAACCATATAAGCCCATTAATGAAGTTAGAAATATTAAAAATGTTCTAATTGTGATAGATGCACCAGTTAGTTTCGGGATCATCAAACTTGTAATTCCAGAAAAACCAACCACTATAACCATTGGAGCACTCACAAATCGTGCCTCAACTGCGGCTTGTCCTAAAACTAAAGCTCCTACTATACTAAGAGCTTGTCCAATATGAGTTGGCATCCTAGTACCTGCTTCTCGTAATATTTCAAAAACAAATAATAAAGCAAGTAATTCTATAACCGTAGGAAAAGGAATTGCTTGTCTAGCAGCAAAAATACTAACGATTAATTCTGTTGGAATAACTTCTTGATGATAGGAAATCAGAGCTAAATAGATTGCAGGTATACTAATAGTCGTAAAAAAACCGACTATTCGAAGAATTCTCCCAATAGTTGAAAAATAATAGTTAATATAATAATCTTCATTCGATTGCATATTTTCTATGAATAAATGAGGAACTGTCATTGCAACTGGTGTTCCATTAACTAAAAGTGCTATTCTACCTTCCAATAGTTTAGCTGCGACTATATCGGGTCGTTCTGTAGATCCAGTCGTCTTAAACGGACTATAAGGTGCATCTTTTATTACTTCACTGATATAATTAGTTTCTATTAAGTTATATAATTCTAATGAGTCAAGACGTTTATTTAATTCATCTAATATTTTATTATTGGCAATACCCTCGATATAACAGATACAAATCTTTGTTTGGGTATTCTTGCCTAACGTTCTAAATTTATATCTTAGACTGGTAGTTTGTATTCTTTTACGAATGAGTGACAAATTGGTGGTTAATGACTCAGTAAAACCTTCTCTTGGACCACTAATAATTTTCTCAGATACAGGTTCTTCAATTGCTCTTGTTTGTAAGTATTTGGTGTTAATAATTAACGCTTCTTTATGACCATCTGCAAATAAAACTGTGTCACCACTCATAATGCTTTGTAAAACCATATCTTTATTTTCATTAATTTCAACCTGATTAGACAATATAACTTGATTCTTTAGAGTATCTAATAAACTATAGTGTTGATCTAGATATTCATTATGAATTAATGGTTTAATGATATTTTCATTAATTATTTCATTACTAATCAATCCATCAATAAATAAAATACAAAACTTCATATTATTATTGTTTTGATTATTAAAATAACGGGTAATTAAAGTATCATCATCTAACAATATTTTTTTAACTAAATTCACATTATCTACTAGATTTAATCCTAACTTGTTAGTTTTATAGGTTTTATTTTTCTTTCTAGACATATAATCACCTTGATATTTTGATTACTTTTAGTATTTACTGAAAAGTGATTACTATTCTATGAGGTAACACCTACATGAACATTGCAATTTTCTCCCATTAATATAAATCCAACACCTGACTGATTTCATTTTAAGTTTTGTATCGATGTATGAAAGGCATATTTACATAAAAAAGACGACTCGAAGGTAAACCTTACAAAGTCGTCTTGTACGCGTATATGGACAAACTACTCAGCATTATATTTTCCCTATATATAAAGAATGCGTTATTTATTCAAACTTGGAAATTAGATCAGAGTTACATTATAAATAACGTGAAATAAGTTTCGTTTCACATGCCTTTTTGTTTTGTCAATTTAGGTATTTACATTTCAACAATCAACATATCGACTAATGATGTATTCATTATAAAATTACTCACATTGATATTAATTAGTATGTGATTCTTTCTCATTTATTCTGATTGTAACATAGTTAGAAATTCTTTATCACTAACTAATTCTTTAAGTTCTATTACCCTCTTCCAGTAATAGGGATCTTTCTCATATAACCTTTTTTGTTCCTTTATTTTATCAACGAGTAGTTTTTTGTCTTTTGTTATTTTCCATAGTGAACCTAGGTATATGCCACCACTGTAAGGATTTAGATGTGTTTTTAACTCTATAGACTCATTGAAATATTTTAATGCTAACTCATATTTTTTACTGTTACATAACATACAAGCAAGATTATGATTTATAGTACTAAATGCTAAATAGGGATCTCTATCTTCATTTACTTCTTCAAATGAGTATAGACAGATTTTATCTTTTGTTTTTTTATTATAAATTGTTTTTAACTTATATAAATTTTCCTTCCACTCTTTTATTAATTGAATCAAATTATCAATGGACTGATTAACCTCATTTTCCCCACTCAACTGATAGAATAAACTAAGCCTTCTATTTAAATATTCGCCCTTTTGAAAATAATAATTTATATCTTCTTGATCTTCCTCTACTATAGCTTCTAATACACTCAGCTCCTGTATACATTGTTTTTTTACATTATTCTTGATCATCATCACTAAATGTTGATAAATCTATACTTAACTAATTGATTACCATATTTTCCTAATTATAGGAGCTACCAACCCGCGTCTAAAATAAACTGTATTTTAATTTTTTTACGATACTTTTAACATTTGTTTATAAAAGAAAAGACAAAAAAGTTCTTTGATTCAAATGCTAAAACCATAGGATTGCTTTAGCTTACTCCATTATGTTATTAAATCATCCTTTAGGACGTAAATATTATACTGGACTTACCTTGCAAGGACCTAAAACTAAAAAAGCAGCTCTTATATTATTACTAAGAGCTACATCCATATCTTTAAAATTATATTATATTTATTTCCATATACAGGTTACTACTTTATCTATAACTTTTCCAGCATGAGCGATTGATATAAAATATAGAGTTTATTTTATACGCTTTCTTAAGGTGTATATTAAATAAGGTATAATTAAGATTGCAGGAATAAATAATAGCTTCCCACTTATAGTTGTCGTATACATAGTAGATAACACATAATGATTAAACAGAGTAAGTGTAAAATAGGCAAGCCATAAAATCCATAGGCTATCAAATATATTGGTTAACTTATTAAGTTTAGCAAATCTTACAAATAGCGCTAAAAGTGGTAAGAATAAATTGAGATGAACCAAGTCACGTAATACTACTAGATGAACGATTCCAAAAGAACTCTCACTTGTATAGAACAAGATTGATTGACTTATATAGGAATATAAGTATATAGTTAAAGCAGCTATCTGTATATATATAAATCTCGTACCAAATAGTAGGTTAGAGCTTATAAACTTAGGCATAATAATATTTAGTCGATTTTGTTGATAACTAGCTATGACTAAGAACACAACATATATAAATTGAACTAAGCTTCCATAAAAGTGTAAAAATATAAGACTCACAATTATTATGATGATCGAAAGAAAGATATAGAAACTTGAAGCGAGTTTGTTAATACCATTTACAGCTTCATGAACGATCACAAAAGGTGCTAATAACATAAAAAACAAGATGATATAATAGGGTCTAATCATATAAAAGACTTCGTAATATAAAGATGGTAAGAATATCGCTAATATCAACATAACACTGGCAGCAATACATTCTCTTTGATGTTTAAAAAATAATTGATAGATGTCTAATTTAAACGTTGAAATAGTAATAATTAAAGATAATACAATAAATAGTATATAAATAATATGAAGCATTAAACCGAGTTCAGCCGCTATGAAACCTGGCGTAGACATCACAGATAGGGTATACATTAGTAATAGTAGCATTGCAAGTACATGGAACCATAATAAGAACTTTTTACGCTTATCAAGTACTTGTAAGGTAGCTAGTAGTACGGGAAAGAAAATCGTCAAAATGAATACTAACCAACTCTCGAGTGGCATGGGTACTTTAGTAAACACTTGAATGTCTTCTATAATACTTTCAAACCGATCGATTCCAAAGTCTAAAATACGGGAATCAATGATTAGGTAATCTACAAAATAGACTGTAATAGCAATCGCAAATAACAATCCATATATGATATAAGACATTATACTCTTAGCATCCAATTTGATTTGTTCTATTTGACTAGTCTCTTTTAACTGACAATTGATGATCTCATCCACTGTCACATTGTACACTTGACTCAACGACTGTAACATATCAATACTAGGTAAACTCGTTCCCAGTTCCCATTTGGATATGGTTTGTGGTGTGACGATTAAAATTTCTGCCACTTCTTTTTGTGTTAATTTATTTTCAAATCTGAGTTCTTTAAGAAACTCTCCTACCTTAACTGTATCCATAATACTCCTCCTTTGTGCTACTAATATTATATTATAAATGGTCATTTAATCAATAACTATCTCATTGAATCACTCAACAACCAGTTGATTTCTTATCAATTCTATAAAAAAAACTCTTCCACATAGTTGTGACAGAGTTCGTGTGTCTTTAGTTTCTTTTTTATCAGCAAATCATATTAGTTTTGATTCATTTTATTTAATCCTTTATAACATCATAATAACTACTTTTACTTTATTTATTAATATCCCACTCTAATTATGGATCAGTTCATCGTTTCATAATAGAATATTGTAATGCTTTTGAAATGATACGTTATTCCATAATAACGATAATGACCACCTAACCTAAGATTTATTAATATTAAATCACATAGGATCATCTTAATTAATCAGATGATTTTTTATTTTTATTAGCATGTTTTTAGTTTATTTCTTTGTAAAATATAATTCTAGGAGGTGATCCAACTTCTTGCTCTCCCTCATAATACAATAGTTTATCCGGTATACATGAGATTATAGAGGAGCATCCTCTTCCTACTATTGACTTTAATACATAATCTAAATCAAGATATATTCCGTCTAATTGATCGTACAAAGATATTACATAACAATTCATCAGTGGCACCATATTCTTTTAATAATCTTTTTATATAAAGAGGGTCTGAATTTTGCTTATCTATTTCGATCATGCATTTCTTTTTTTTTTTGGATTAGATAACTCGTAAAATATTCTGTTTTGTTTATTTTAAAAAAAGTTTTAATAATAACCTTCTTAATATTTTTATCCATCAAACCCCTACAAATTATACATTTTACATAGACTATCATACACTAGAGCCAGTCCATAAATAACTAATATAATTCCAGTTATAGTACATATAAGTTTATATTTTTTACTGATGACTAGTTGATGTACCTCATTAATAAACACACTATAAATACCGTAGCAAACAAATGAAATGCCCACTAGTAAATTAGTGTGTTGAAATTCATTTTCAAATTCTAATATATTTTTTTTAATGAGGAAAGCAATAATTAATAATATTGCACCAATATAACTAAAAATAGCAAATAAAATTCTTTTCAATTACAATTACACCTCCCTAATATACTATCTCCTGTAATCCTTCTCTACCCTAATTCTCTCCTATTTACCTCTCTAAAGTTGATCTTTATAATGATTTCTTACTTTCATTTTCTGATATTCTCTATTTACTTTTTTCCATTACATATAATTTAATATAGTATTAATAATATTAGGGTTATTAATAGCACATAGCTATGAATATATAATTCAGATCATCATCGTGATCTATTCCTAATTTTCATATTTCCGAAATAACATAAACATTCTCCCATTATTAAATATTGCGCGCTCAAGAGATAGTCAATTAATGTCTTTTCTTGTAAACCATATTTTATTATTCAATAATTATATATTGTATCTATGTAATCAACAAAAGAATGATCTACTATAGACTCTTTACTATGTGATCTAATTTGTTTATAGATTTCTAAGTATAGAGATCGATAATTAACTATATTATTTTGAAAATATAATTTTGTACCATTAGCATCAGAAAGTATAATTCGTTTATTTAACCACCATTCATATTTTAATTTTTTTATATCATCCCACATAATTTTAACAGTTCCAAAATCTGAACACATTTTGATTTCTTGATGATTAATTTCTATTTGATGATTATATCTTTTCGAAATAAAAATTGCAATTACTAAAAAGAAAATATGAAAAATATTATTTATTGAGTTATATTTAAATTCACTTTCAGTTGTAATAATTAATATTAAATTCAATAAGATAGGTATAATTATACCTACAAAGATAAATTCAATAATTTTAAATGACTTATGTTTCTGTTTCAGTCTATATATCTTCATATTTATTCTCCTCAATATTAATCAATTTCCAATTTTCATATAGATACTTGGAACCATAATACTACCTTTGTACCACCAGTAATGTTTCCATTATGATCATGAGTGTTTGGATGTCCCCTTTAATAACTACTCTAGTTATTAGTTTTAGGTTTTCATTTTCTGTCACAATAGACGTCACCCATCCACGCCCACGGGCCATCTCCATAAGGAATAATATAATCTTTATAAGAGATTGATCCCATCATCATTTTTTTGTAATAATTTTAATCTTTTTATAATCCCCCTCTCGAATACTTTCCAGGAAAATTGGCTTTTAGATAAATCCCCTACTATTCTTTCTTCCTTTGGATATTTGGCTGTTGTTATGTTATCAAGAAAAGTCAAATATTTATGAGGTATTTTACTTTTAGATTTTGTTTCTATCTTTAGTTCATATTTTCTTGGTGTTCCATGAAAGGTCATAGGTATGCAATCCAAGTCTGATATCATGCTTGCTTCTGGTATATCTTCACCAATCCATCTGTAAACGTGTACGACAGGACATATATGACCAGGCCACACTTCTCCCTCTGTTGTTTTCCTAAATAATAGATACTTTCCGTATAAATTATATTCTTTACTTTCTTCAGAGTGGAACTGGTATGCATATACATCTCCATTTTTCCAATCCGTTTGATATAATCTATATTGTCTTATTTTCTTTTTTTCTGGCATTGGTGTATTTAATTGTTCTGCTAGTTCATATAGAACTGCCTTTCTCTTCTCATAGTCCTTTTTACTGCCTTCTATTTGCCATCTTTCTAAGTTACTACCTATTTTCAAATGTTCTAGTGCCTTTTTCTTTACTTCAGGTAATAGTCGACCTAGTTTCCACTGAGTGTCTGCTAAAGCAAACCAAAATAATGGTTCGTCATCAGGATCGCTTATATAATCATCAAATTCAATTAGCATTTCCTTTACGATTTCCTCATTTGATTTCCCTCTCTTAAGCTGATCTTTATAGTGATCTCTCACATCTTCTGTTACATCATCTTGATAGAGTTTAGTGCCCCATGCTCCCATAACTACTAGCCCCCTCTTTATAAATTAATTTATATATTATCTAATTATAATTATAGCATATATTTCCTAAAGTGTACCGTGTCAATAAAACAGAAAGGTACAAAACCATACTTACCTATGACTTTGTACCTTTTATAATTTTTAACCTAGAGACTTATAAGGTTGTTATTTATCACCATTTCATAGAATACTATGAATACAATCGGAATATAAAACACTATGTGAGATGTCATTCGTTTCTTTCCTCTTTATAGCACTTTGATTTCTTTGCATACCTAGTTTTTCTAACTATTGTCGTTCGGGTTCAGGTCAAATACTTCTACACCTTTAGTGTATAATATTAGTTTTGAATTGGATGTTAATTCAATTTTTTTATCAAGTTTGCCTTTGAAAAGAGGGAGCATTGTATGATTGTCATCAATAACACCTAATACTATAGAATCTAGCTTTTCTTTCACATTATAAATTAAATTCGAACTTATTGTTTTTAATGGCAGATCTTCAAGTATATCAGAACAACTGAGGATATAGATTTCATTTCCAAATTTCTCATTAAGGTTTTGATCTTGATAATAAAATACATCTTGGAAAAAGTTAAATGTAGTTTGTTTATTACTTAATTGAGCAAGTAATTTAGCGATATACTTATTACTAATGATGACTACACTATTTTCATTATAGCGACGGGCAATGGGGTCGTGTTTTGAATTTAATAATTCAATTATTACAGACGTCTTATTTAACCAATCTTCATCCATTAAATATACCATATGAAGTAGATAAAGTAAGGCGTTTGTATCAGTTGAATACTCATCAGAGGTTTCTTCAGATAGTATTAAAATCGTATCATACATTTCATCAATCTTAATTTCACCTTTTAGTTGCTGGTAGATATCCGATGTGTTATAAATGTTTTTTGAAAAATCAATCTGTTCATACTGGTTTTTATTATCAATATGTTTTTCGACCCCATGACTATGCGTGACATTAAAGACATTCTCGTCCATTTTTCTAGAATAGGCATTCATTGTATCAAATATATGGCCTAATTTATTGCTATCACCAAAAATAAGTATATTCTTTTTATTCAACTCAGGATGATACTGTTTAAATGATATCTCCTGTTTTTTAAATCGTCTTCTTGTGGAAAAAACATCCTTCATACTTTCAGCTAACCAATAAATTTGCCCATCTTTAATATCAATCGGTACAGCTTTGTCATGTTTTTCAATTAAACTTAAAATATTATAGTTCATCTTTTTATGAATAGTAGGGACTGTATAAATTTCAGCACCATTATAAGTTAACAGTTCATTATAAACCAAACTTAAATTAGGATGAATAACAATTTGACCGATTAATTTTCCAAGGATTTTTTCGATCGGTATCCCAATAATGGTATTATTTTGATCATGACTCTTAATCTTTTCAACGAGACGTTCAAAATGTTGGTTCTTAGTTTCTACTACAATTGTTTTATTCATAACTTCTTTCGATAAGAGCATCAGTGTCTTAATTGCATTCAAGCCTTTAGAGTCATTCTGATCATCAGTTAGAATAAGAATTGCTTTCGATTCTTTATAGTAAATCTTATCTAAATCACTAAGGGAGGTGACATCCCCCTCTCTAACAAACCAGTTCAGCCTTCCTTTAATACGGTTATATTTTTCTTCATATATTTTTCCATCAATTTCGTTTTCAATTTCATCTGGGTTTTGATCAGTTAAGATAAGTACGTGATCCTCATGGTCATTAAGAAAATACTCAGTTAAAATATCTAGAGCATGTTTATTCCAGTTTAGTACAATAATGTGATTTCTTAAAAAAAGTTTACCTTTGTTATTTTCAGTTTTCTCAATAATAGAGTCTATTTTATTTGTAATATAACCAATTGTTCCTCCTGTAAAAACAATCATCCCAATAACAATCATAAATGCTGATAGATAACGAACACCATCATTTACATTCTCAGCTAAAAAACCTGGTTCTATAATATATTTAAAACTATCCCAAACTGCTTCAAAGATATTATTATAGTAACCATCTGATAGAAAATATCCTGCTGTACCGCCTAAGAGTAAAATAATAATATTTGCTAAAATAATATACATCAATAAAAAGAGGTTGATCCTTTTATCTTTAAATATTGATATTCTCTGTCTAAATCCATCCAATAATTTCATCTTTTATCATTCACCTAACTCTATGTTGTCACTAGTTAATCATACTTTTGAAATAGGATTATTATGATGAATAAGACAAAGAGTATCTAAGTTTTTAATGATTGTTTTGTTACTGTCATCGGACAGAATATAATGATTTGTCAAAATGATGTTAAGGGTAAGTCATTGAACGCATTTATATTAGAAAACACAAAAATCCTATGGTAGATTAATACCACAGGATTTTAAAAATATTTATTATTATATTATCTATAGAGATGTAAGTAACTTTTTTCTAACTTTAAATTGACCAGGCTAATAATTATAAGAATCAAGAAATTACTACTTGCAACCATAGTATCAGTCATTTGTAAATTCTCTTTTATAGTAAACTATTGAAATATATTTATAGAAATTGGAACAAACACAATCTGCAAAGCAGTGTAAACCATATATGAGATATCGTAAAATAAAGCGTATATAGTTAGTGTCACTGATTATGTAAAAGATGAATATAAATGCACTGATTATATAAAATGATATTGGATGATAATTAATGACACTATAGTAACTTTTTCTCCTAATCTATTCATAGATCTAACAATCCCAAAGCAATATAAAATTATAAACCTGATTTTTGTTATATAAAATAATAATATTGTAATACTGCGCTAATGATGTATATCTTTTTTTCGCTCATTAATGTACCTCCCTTTAATTACGAGTTACTCTTCAATAACCCCCCAACCTGTATATGATTATATC
Above is a window of Haloplasma contractile SSD-17B DNA encoding:
- a CDS encoding helix-turn-helix domain-containing protein, encoding MDTVKVGEFLKELRFENKLTQKEVAEILIVTPQTISKWELGTSLPSIDMLQSLSQVYNVTVDEIINCQLKETSQIEQIKLDAKSIMSYIIYGLLFAIAITVYFVDYLIIDSRILDFGIDRFESIIEDIQVFTKVPMPLESWLVFILTIFFPVLLATLQVLDKRKKFLLWFHVLAMLLLLMYTLSVMSTPGFIAAELGLMLHIIYILFIVLSLIITISTFKLDIYQLFFKHQRECIAASVMLILAIFLPSLYYEVFYMIRPYYIILFFMLLAPFVIVHEAVNGINKLASSFYIFLSIIIIIVSLIFLHFYGSLVQFIYVVFLVIASYQQNRLNIIMPKFISSNLLFGTRFIYIQIAALTIYLYSYISQSILFYTSESSFGIVHLVVLRDLVHLNLFLPLLALFVRFAKLNKLTNIFDSLWILWLAYFTLTLFNHYVLSTMYTTTISGKLLFIPAILIIPYLIYTLRKRIK
- a CDS encoding Ger(x)C family spore germination protein codes for the protein MNLVIKKILTLFIMCLCLFFLYGCWNYRDTNELSIVSGVAIDKNSETDEYELTSEIIKVSQGKDIKLESQLVEASGKTLFEAVRNMILLTGKKLYWSHAKVIIISEDVAKEGILPVMDFFMRDHELRITISVIISKEETAKKILQQEGVLYDILSFSIDSMLREDKNQLKVFKTPLYQFINDYLNEGVDGVLPTMKLVQNDGKETIKLSGLAAFKQDKLISFLDNEETIPYRFLTNDIKQGLYIVKIENGETIYYESLDIYKSNTKLKPIYQNNKIIIKINTTTNVSIAEYNANENFLTKEGREKLKSIAEKQLEKQLTDHIKSIQTNFGIDILGFGKLVKSESPDYWRKHGKEWNTIFKELEVEINSEIIISDSAMMKDKLESNK
- a CDS encoding spore germination protein — its product is MSRKKNKTYKTNKLGLNLVDNVNLVKKILLDDDTLITRYFNNQNNNNMKFCILFIDGLISNEIINENIIKPLIHNEYLDQHYSLLDTLKNQVILSNQVEINENKDMVLQSIMSGDTVLFADGHKEALIINTKYLQTRAIEEPVSEKIISGPREGFTESLTTNLSLIRKRIQTTSLRYKFRTLGKNTQTKICICYIEGIANNKILDELNKRLDSLELYNLIETNYISEVIKDAPYSPFKTTGSTERPDIVAAKLLEGRIALLVNGTPVAMTVPHLFIENMQSNEDYYINYYFSTIGRILRIVGFFTTISIPAIYLALISYHQEVIPTELIVSIFAARQAIPFPTVIELLALLFVFEILREAGTRMPTHIGQALSIVGALVLGQAAVEARFVSAPMVIVVGFSGITSLMIPKLTGASITIRTFLIFLTSLMGLYGYFFGVSALLIHLFKIRTFGVPYMDKITPNNLSDLQDTAIRAPWWYMQKKHKNYLKNTK
- a CDS encoding GerAB/ArcD/ProY family transporter gives rise to the protein MQKELITSKQGISIMILFLFGSTVVVGSGGDAKQDAWIAIILGFFFSLPFIWLYGKILETFPGKDLFEVIIEVFGLSFGKLIILLFSWYAIHLGALVVRNFTEFIHIVSLTSTPQYVIAAFMGLISIYMVKSGVEVMGRWASFMLPFILIIIYINIGLLIKDMNWLNLKPVLYDGFKPLIKPSFSVFSFPFAETVLFTAVLSSLKLKQNTSYGKVFFISALIGGVTILLATLRNLLILGSHTTEVLFFPSFTANKIINIGDILERVEISISMVFLLSGLIKLSICLLVASKGVSKLFNFKEIKDIVTPVALLLLTLSCIIYESANEMVEWITVYPYYAIPFQIILPIFIYVSMLYKLKLKKK